The Oceanisphaera avium genome includes a region encoding these proteins:
- a CDS encoding transglycosylase domain-containing protein, producing the protein MGTVPNVEHAAIPDTEPTPTVTRRRYLRWFFWLFLLFVLIGAAILVAFEMRTSWLQAKQLPRYANTLSYSLEAGPSEALQFPSQGPFDYRLGYSRLPDMLSRLKNQQFSVTQQVQFSPALQEYTSHGLFPPYLEKTQAGLFIGDCREEAIYDYAYPQRHYSDFSSVAPLVVNTLLFIENRDLLSQDYPEINPAVDWPRFTKAALSQLGRALDLQDDSAGGSTLATQIEKFRHSPGGRTPGAKEKLRQMISASVRAYQNGPDTLAARQTIALAYLNSVPLAAAPGHGEIHGIGDGLWLWFGAELEDVNRLLDPSPHPAQEIDAQGLALRQVIALMIAQRRPSYYLHAGRGDLEQLTDSYLRLQAQAEMITPTLRDAALAQRLVFRNFNEQPVTQYVENSKTLLVTRGRLANLLGMSFYELDRLDLSASTTLNAQLQEKVTHYLQQLADPDVARAIGLYGERLLSPEKTAEVRYSFTLFERAAQAFYVRVQTDNTLQPFDINEGSKLELGSTAKLRAIATYLEIIAELHQQYAGYSPQKLRALTPAPQDYLSRWAISYLLQNADHALTPMLNAALARRYSASTGERFFTGGGLHTFHNFRRQDNSRNPTMIEALRESINLPFIRLMRDIVRYSIYQNEDRAQLLANDKDPRRQEYLSRFADREGRVFLLRFWRKYQNKTTAERLTHFFDGLRPTATRLAAVHRYLLPDASRQEFDAFINERLPNASLSESRLEQLFDNYGPGAYNLPDQGYIARVHPLELWLLSYLQEEPQARFSDAAKASEQQRQEVYGWLFKTRHRSARDSRIRTMLEIEAFSDIHQRWERLGFPFDSLVPSLATAIGSSGDKPVALAELVGIILNEGIRLPTVRMDELHFATATPYETHLAPELQQAKRVMNKEVAAVLKDALSQVVEGGTARRLQGGFSSENGTQLILGGKTGTGDNRIQTVNRHGQVLTSQARNRTATFVFYLGEQHFGTLTAYVPGQASDKFNFTSALPVQVLKGMEPILREYLNPNQHSGCHAPALSESVAIDEAPLELKALEFKSQDNLAQLVHH; encoded by the coding sequence ATGGGAACTGTACCAAACGTTGAACATGCCGCCATCCCCGATACCGAGCCGACGCCAACCGTCACTCGGAGACGCTATTTACGTTGGTTTTTTTGGCTATTTTTATTATTCGTGCTCATTGGCGCCGCTATTTTAGTGGCCTTTGAAATGCGCACCTCTTGGCTACAAGCAAAACAATTACCGCGCTATGCCAATACCTTAAGCTATTCCTTGGAAGCAGGCCCAAGTGAAGCTTTACAGTTTCCCAGTCAAGGGCCATTTGATTATCGCTTAGGTTATTCGCGCTTGCCGGATATGCTATCTCGTCTTAAAAATCAACAATTTAGTGTTACTCAGCAAGTGCAATTCTCCCCTGCTTTGCAAGAATATACTAGCCATGGTTTGTTTCCACCTTATTTAGAAAAAACCCAAGCGGGTCTTTTTATTGGCGACTGTCGTGAAGAAGCCATTTATGACTATGCCTATCCCCAGCGCCACTATAGTGACTTTTCCAGTGTGGCGCCCTTAGTGGTCAATACGCTACTTTTTATTGAAAACCGCGACTTACTCAGCCAAGACTACCCAGAAATTAACCCCGCCGTAGATTGGCCGCGCTTTACTAAAGCGGCACTATCACAATTGGGCCGAGCACTTGATTTGCAAGATGATTCTGCAGGCGGTAGTACGCTGGCCACTCAAATTGAAAAATTTCGCCACTCCCCAGGCGGGCGCACCCCAGGTGCAAAAGAAAAGTTGCGCCAAATGATTTCTGCAAGTGTGCGCGCCTATCAAAACGGACCAGACACCTTAGCGGCGCGTCAAACTATTGCCCTCGCTTATTTAAACTCGGTACCGCTGGCAGCGGCACCTGGGCACGGTGAAATTCATGGTATTGGCGATGGGCTTTGGCTGTGGTTTGGCGCCGAGCTTGAAGACGTTAACCGTTTACTCGATCCCAGCCCTCATCCGGCGCAAGAAATTGATGCCCAAGGCTTAGCACTGCGCCAAGTTATTGCGCTCATGATTGCTCAGCGCCGCCCCTCCTATTACTTACATGCTGGGCGCGGCGATCTTGAACAATTAACCGACAGTTACCTGCGTTTACAAGCTCAAGCCGAGATGATAACTCCCACACTTCGCGATGCAGCACTTGCTCAGCGGTTAGTGTTTCGTAATTTTAACGAACAGCCAGTCACGCAATATGTTGAAAATAGTAAAACCTTATTAGTGACTCGTGGGCGACTAGCTAATTTATTAGGCATGTCTTTTTACGAGCTTGATCGCCTAGACTTATCGGCTAGTACCACGCTCAATGCTCAGTTGCAGGAAAAAGTGACCCATTATTTACAACAGCTCGCCGATCCCGATGTCGCTCGTGCTATTGGCTTATATGGTGAGCGCCTGCTCTCTCCAGAAAAAACCGCTGAGGTACGTTATAGCTTTACGCTTTTTGAACGGGCGGCACAGGCTTTTTATGTGCGGGTACAAACTGATAATACTTTACAACCTTTTGATATTAATGAAGGCAGTAAACTTGAGCTCGGCTCTACGGCGAAGTTAAGAGCCATAGCCACTTATTTAGAAATTATTGCTGAGTTACATCAGCAATATGCGGGATACTCACCGCAAAAACTACGTGCCCTCACGCCTGCTCCTCAAGATTATTTAAGCCGCTGGGCGATTAGCTATCTGCTGCAAAACGCCGATCATGCCCTAACACCTATGTTAAATGCGGCCTTAGCACGACGTTACTCCGCCAGTACCGGCGAGCGTTTTTTTACCGGCGGCGGCTTACATACTTTTCATAACTTTCGCCGCCAAGATAATTCACGCAATCCCACCATGATTGAAGCGCTAAGAGAGTCAATTAACTTACCCTTTATTCGCTTAATGCGCGATATTGTGCGCTATAGCATTTACCAAAACGAAGACAGAGCACAGCTATTAGCAAATGACAAAGATCCCCGTCGCCAAGAATATTTAAGTCGATTTGCCGACCGTGAAGGCCGAGTGTTTTTATTACGGTTTTGGCGCAAATATCAAAATAAAACCACCGCTGAACGTCTCACTCACTTCTTTGATGGACTTAGGCCCACAGCTACGCGCTTAGCTGCCGTTCATCGCTACTTATTACCTGATGCTAGTCGCCAAGAGTTTGATGCGTTTATTAATGAGCGCTTACCTAATGCCTCCTTAAGTGAGAGTCGGCTTGAGCAGCTGTTTGATAATTATGGGCCTGGTGCTTATAACCTGCCCGATCAAGGCTATATTGCCCGAGTGCATCCACTGGAGCTGTGGTTATTAAGTTATTTACAAGAAGAGCCACAGGCTCGCTTTAGTGACGCGGCAAAAGCGAGTGAACAACAACGCCAAGAAGTGTATGGCTGGCTTTTTAAAACTCGCCACCGTAGTGCGCGTGACTCCCGGATCCGCACTATGTTAGAAATTGAAGCCTTTAGTGATATCCATCAGCGTTGGGAGCGCTTAGGCTTTCCCTTTGACAGCCTAGTGCCTTCTTTAGCGACCGCGATTGGCAGCTCCGGCGACAAGCCAGTGGCGCTAGCAGAGTTAGTTGGTATTATCTTAAATGAGGGGATTCGCTTACCCACAGTGCGCATGGATGAATTACACTTTGCCACCGCGACTCCTTATGAAACCCACTTAGCACCCGAGCTGCAACAAGCTAAGCGAGTAATGAATAAAGAAGTAGCCGCGGTATTAAAAGACGCGCTATCTCAAGTGGTGGAGGGCGGGACGGCGCGCCGCTTACAAGGAGGATTTAGCAGCGAAAACGGTACCCAATTAATATTAGGAGGCAAAACGGGAACCGGGGATAATCGTATTCAAACCGTTAACCGTCATGGGCAAGTGCTGACTTCACAAGCACGCAATCGCACGGCTACTTTTGTGTTTTATTTAGGTGAGCAGCACTTTGGCACGCTCACGGCCTATGTGCCGGGCCAAGCCTCTGATAAGTTTAATTTTACCTCTGCCCTTCCGGTACAAGTGCTAAAAGGCATGGAGCCTATTTTACGCGAGTATCTTAATCCTAATCAACACTCAGGCTGTCACGCTCCTGCACTCTCTGAGTCCGTAGCCATTGATGAAGCACCCCTTGAGCTAAAAGCGCTAGAGTTTAAATCACAGGATAATTTAGCGCAGCTTGTGCATCACTAA
- a CDS encoding peptide-methionine (S)-S-oxide reductase yields the protein MVKNGLIALIVASASVEAAAGEAIFAGGSFWVMEALFAERTGVSQVEVGWIQASRTQTRRQVVRIQYDAKQINYGDLLGVYWAAIDATDRQGQYCDRGVEFSPALYVRTPLQQRWAQQSRTTQALALNKAQLAVRILPPGQFVKAPASQQQYYQKHPWLYANYRWRCGYPSEKVSGQVQQSSAPLATTALFESQFQLPNLNLVPAPDTAR from the coding sequence GTGGTTAAAAATGGCTTAATAGCGCTAATAGTAGCCAGTGCAAGCGTGGAGGCAGCGGCGGGTGAGGCTATTTTTGCAGGTGGCAGTTTTTGGGTCATGGAGGCATTATTTGCCGAGCGCACAGGAGTTTCTCAAGTTGAGGTGGGCTGGATCCAAGCAAGTCGTACCCAAACTCGCCGCCAAGTGGTGCGGATTCAGTATGATGCGAAACAGATTAATTATGGTGACTTACTGGGAGTGTACTGGGCGGCCATTGATGCAACTGATCGCCAAGGACAATACTGCGATCGCGGAGTAGAGTTTAGCCCCGCGCTCTATGTACGCACCCCCTTGCAACAACGCTGGGCTCAGCAAAGCCGTACTACGCAAGCACTAGCACTAAATAAAGCTCAGCTCGCAGTACGGATTTTGCCGCCCGGACAATTTGTAAAGGCGCCGGCTAGCCAGCAGCAATATTATCAAAAGCACCCTTGGTTATATGCTAACTATCGCTGGCGTTGTGGTTATCCTAGCGAAAAAGTTAGCGGGCAGGTCCAACAGTCAAGTGCCCCGCTTGCCACCACAGCATTATTTGAGTCGCAATTTCAGCTGCCGAATTTAAATTTAGTACCGGCACCGGACACTGCGCGATAG
- the mobB gene encoding molybdopterin-guanine dinucleotide biosynthesis protein B: MTGSHCSYSLLGFAGFSGSGKTTLLRQLVTILSQQGLRIGLIKHTHHDVEQDTPGKDSFELRHAGATQCLLAGPKRTIVTFEHPTIQEPDLYESLSQLKKSQLDLILVEGFRLAPIHKIEIHRPSINKPLLSLQDKHILAVASDEAIAQCPVPVLNLNSAAEIATQIMLWWQAGHLTVGPAR; encoded by the coding sequence ATGACTGGATCTCATTGTTCTTATTCGCTACTGGGTTTTGCCGGCTTTAGTGGCAGTGGAAAAACCACACTCTTACGTCAATTAGTGACTATCCTCAGCCAGCAAGGCTTACGGATTGGTCTTATCAAGCACACTCATCATGATGTGGAACAAGACACACCCGGTAAAGATAGCTTTGAGTTACGCCACGCCGGTGCCACACAATGTTTACTGGCAGGCCCTAAGCGCACTATTGTGACCTTTGAACATCCTACTATACAAGAACCTGATTTGTATGAGTCTCTTTCACAACTAAAAAAATCACAACTGGATCTGATATTAGTAGAGGGCTTTCGACTTGCGCCCATTCATAAAATTGAAATCCACAGGCCTAGCATTAATAAACCGCTGCTGAGTTTACAAGATAAGCATATTTTAGCAGTAGCCAGCGACGAGGCTATCGCGCAGTGTCCGGTGCCGGTACTAAATTTAAATTCGGCAGCTGAAATTGCGACTCAAATAATGCTGTGGTGGCAAGCGGGGCACTTGACTGTTGGACCTGCCCGCTAA
- the tamA gene encoding autotransporter assembly complex protein TamA produces the protein MSKSMWGLLAIWLISANVSAEEVNFRLKGLKGELKDNTQVYLDHLPPIEAEQLPRFRKDIQQAVINSLQALGYYEPDIEIIASKKNPARVTVKVAPGQPVRIRTLNIQLAGEASQDPQFEKLLSQLKLHESQVFQHDIYEKTKASLLSLGLSRGYFDAQYKMHQVLVHPEEHAADVNLLFDSGARYHFGELIVDSDRPVARILDPLVDIKPGDAFLSSDVTALSRSLSTTGYFKRVSVQPNVSEADENHQIPLYVTLRAKADNEVEVGVGFSTDEGPRFSSSWDKPWINSLGHSLQTNLKVSEPKQDITVIYKIPRGNPLNHYYTVQGGYQMLNQDDTESDRIVASVHRFDKDPDGWTRDVFLRSEYETYTQGQQEDDSFLVIPGVSYNRTRVKGGLDAYWGDSQVGTLELSEPWWGSDTRFIRVFGRTKWLRTVAKKQRVIARAEQGAVWVDDVEKLPPSLRFFTGGDLTVRGFSYQSITPVDDNGDRLGAKYATALSLEYDYKIAEKWRLATFVDTGTATNDYREDWKVGTGLGVRWQTPVGPVRVDLAFGVSEDQVPMRIHFTLGPEL, from the coding sequence ATGAGTAAAAGTATGTGGGGGCTACTGGCCATCTGGTTAATCAGCGCCAATGTAAGCGCTGAAGAAGTTAACTTTCGCCTTAAAGGCTTAAAAGGTGAGCTAAAAGATAATACTCAGGTGTATCTGGATCATCTTCCCCCCATTGAAGCCGAGCAATTGCCGCGTTTTCGAAAAGATATTCAACAAGCGGTGATCAACAGCTTGCAAGCCTTAGGCTATTACGAGCCCGACATTGAAATTATTGCCAGCAAAAAAAATCCAGCCCGCGTCACGGTAAAAGTCGCCCCAGGCCAACCGGTACGTATTCGTACGCTCAACATTCAGCTCGCGGGTGAAGCGAGTCAAGACCCACAATTTGAGAAACTACTGAGTCAGCTTAAATTACATGAAAGCCAGGTTTTTCAACATGATATCTATGAAAAGACGAAAGCTAGCTTATTGAGCTTAGGGCTGTCTCGTGGTTATTTTGATGCGCAATATAAGATGCACCAAGTATTAGTGCATCCTGAAGAGCATGCCGCAGATGTTAATTTATTATTTGACTCTGGCGCACGTTATCATTTTGGTGAGCTGATTGTTGACTCCGACCGGCCAGTAGCGCGCATCTTAGACCCCTTAGTGGATATCAAACCAGGCGATGCTTTTTTGTCCAGTGATGTCACCGCTCTTAGCCGCTCACTTTCAACAACCGGATATTTTAAACGCGTTTCAGTACAACCTAACGTCAGTGAAGCTGATGAAAACCATCAAATTCCTTTGTATGTCACGCTGCGCGCTAAAGCTGATAACGAAGTAGAAGTGGGGGTAGGCTTTTCTACCGATGAAGGGCCGCGCTTTTCCAGCAGCTGGGATAAACCTTGGATCAACAGTTTAGGTCATAGCCTACAAACCAATTTAAAAGTCTCAGAGCCCAAGCAAGACATTACGGTTATTTATAAAATACCGCGTGGTAATCCCTTGAATCATTATTATACGGTGCAAGGCGGCTATCAGATGCTTAATCAAGATGATACCGAAAGTGATCGCATAGTGGCTTCAGTCCACCGCTTTGATAAAGATCCCGATGGCTGGACGCGCGATGTTTTCTTGCGCTCAGAATATGAAACCTATACCCAAGGTCAACAAGAAGATGACAGCTTCTTAGTGATCCCAGGCGTGTCTTATAACCGGACTCGAGTAAAAGGGGGCCTAGACGCCTATTGGGGTGATAGCCAAGTGGGTACACTTGAATTATCAGAGCCTTGGTGGGGCTCAGATACTCGCTTTATTCGAGTGTTTGGCCGGACTAAATGGTTGCGCACCGTCGCCAAAAAGCAGCGCGTGATAGCTCGTGCAGAGCAGGGGGCGGTATGGGTAGATGATGTAGAAAAGCTGCCGCCTTCGCTGCGCTTTTTTACCGGTGGTGACTTAACGGTGCGTGGCTTTAGTTATCAGTCGATTACGCCGGTAGATGATAATGGTGATCGCTTAGGTGCCAAATATGCCACGGCACTCAGTCTTGAATACGATTATAAAATCGCAGAAAAATGGCGGCTTGCGACTTTTGTCGATACAGGAACAGCGACCAATGATTATCGTGAAGATTGGAAAGTGGGCACCGGACTTGGGGTGCGCTGGCAAACTCCAGTAGGGCCGGTGCGGGTTGATTTAGCGTTTGGGGTTTCTGAAGATCAGGTGCCGATGCGAATTCACTTTACTTTGGGGCCTGAGTTATGA
- the tamB gene encoding autotransporter assembly complex protein TamB, which produces MTFARIITSFIVGLCVLLMLVFSLLFTQVGNQWLWSLATHQIAGLKGTLESGQLGEGWHFTELSYEQDSLKFSARDINFGWQLGKLLKKRLWLQELTAEDIEVTIKYFPESADEPKEPLAEISPPLRIDLDKVRADRVTINMPGQSIAWQSLEVGVHWDQEGMVITGPNMNGLRLSLDEPTAAEASLEDQPLAQKKAQANKQAAAANEASAKEAAIILPEIMLPFPIKLQAFHLTDSQLVLNGQTQALHSLDLELEGRGSDITIINAQLDHELATAQLGGKITLTEEYPLNLALTATLKKPLLEGQLKGQTIAATLNDSLANLTGDLVLGGVLSAQATLSAEPLNPELPFDVALNWQELGWPFTDPDWKLEQGKLRLKGRLEDYQLTLTSQAQGPELPAIGIDLKASGNLNGAELQPLKLTLPKGEAKVAGKLSWADNIEWQGELALDDVDPSAFIADMEGKLNGQLDTEFKLAGEHWTLNAEPDIHGFLRDYPLALKGQVSLNDALQGSVKQLQLTNGDNKLVVNGDITERWHLNGVLSAPNLAVYAPGLYGDLAGDIKVRGALKTPELQLALMGKKAGFNDTEARDIKLTAHGRWGDKDQGQQTSGDLNFSIDRIRAGEMQINQLQLQGSGNEAAHRLSLNFKGDPLGAEINLEGSLGSQGWRAQLNKGVLDTPLETWRLQQNAQLAYQKDTVSVQAHCWQSAEAALCFDTINANAERGHAGLSIRDLDLARLAPFFPEGFSWEAILNGKAALQWSAKQTKLNADINTTPGAFISNGTRLSYQTLSLVSEMSDNRLRSTLDFKSEQLGRMAVRANVSDLNAKRTLSGNVNIEQLKLDWLAPLLPEVARLQGVLAGQGRFEGTLDAPLLFGNISLTGGEVDTYSDMVQVRDFTTRLDIRGTQAHIDGQLKVGGGPLYITGDLDWRQLPVSGEIRLQGHDLEAGYPGMGRVRVNPDMSISLGETAKIRGRIIIPWSRIEVKELPDSAVSLSSDVIVVQPSGMIPDTTPKLPVDIRIQVQLLDDVRLDALGLKTRLEGQLNIVQNPNKAMRANGEIRLEDGKFKAYGQNLLIREGSILFSGPLDIPNLKVVAIRNPSTMSDSSITVGVRVSGNAKQPELVVFSEPDMPQAEQLSYLLRGRGLDGEGDTDGNALVQSMLLGAGVGKVGGVVTDIGEALGLKDVSLDTDGSGDDTEVNISAYLLPGLQIGYGVGVFSSIGEVRLRYELLPRLYLQAASGLNQAIDLFYRFEF; this is translated from the coding sequence ATGACATTTGCGCGTATTATCACCAGTTTCATCGTCGGCCTTTGCGTGCTATTGATGCTGGTCTTTAGCTTGTTATTTACTCAAGTGGGTAATCAGTGGCTGTGGAGCTTAGCGACCCACCAAATTGCCGGATTAAAGGGCACGCTGGAGTCTGGCCAATTAGGCGAAGGCTGGCATTTTACTGAGCTCAGTTATGAGCAAGACTCACTTAAATTTAGTGCTCGCGATATTAATTTTGGCTGGCAGCTGGGGAAGTTATTAAAAAAACGACTGTGGCTACAAGAGCTAACTGCAGAAGATATTGAAGTTACAATTAAGTATTTCCCTGAGAGTGCTGATGAGCCTAAAGAGCCATTAGCAGAAATTAGCCCGCCGCTTCGTATCGACTTGGATAAGGTGCGCGCCGATCGGGTGACCATTAATATGCCTGGGCAAAGTATTGCATGGCAAAGCCTAGAAGTGGGAGTGCACTGGGATCAAGAGGGCATGGTCATTACTGGGCCTAATATGAATGGCCTGCGCCTATCGCTTGATGAGCCTACCGCTGCCGAGGCCAGTTTAGAAGACCAACCATTAGCACAGAAAAAAGCCCAAGCCAATAAACAAGCAGCAGCGGCCAATGAAGCGAGCGCTAAAGAGGCAGCCATTATCTTGCCAGAGATAATGTTACCCTTTCCCATTAAATTACAAGCATTCCATTTAACAGACAGTCAGCTGGTATTAAATGGCCAAACCCAAGCTTTGCATAGCTTAGACCTTGAGCTTGAAGGGCGCGGCAGTGACATTACTATTATTAATGCCCAATTAGATCATGAGTTAGCCACTGCCCAGTTAGGCGGTAAAATAACGCTCACCGAGGAATATCCCCTTAACTTAGCATTGACCGCTACCCTTAAAAAACCCTTATTAGAGGGGCAGTTAAAGGGGCAAACCATAGCTGCTACCTTAAATGACAGTTTGGCTAATTTAACCGGTGACTTGGTATTAGGCGGTGTATTAAGCGCCCAAGCTACATTAAGTGCTGAGCCACTAAATCCTGAACTGCCTTTTGATGTTGCCCTTAATTGGCAAGAGCTAGGCTGGCCTTTTACTGATCCCGACTGGAAATTAGAACAGGGAAAGTTACGCCTGAAAGGGCGCTTAGAAGATTATCAATTAACGCTAACGAGCCAAGCACAAGGGCCAGAACTGCCCGCTATCGGCATTGATCTTAAGGCTAGCGGAAATCTAAATGGAGCCGAATTACAACCGCTTAAATTAACGCTACCAAAAGGTGAAGCTAAAGTAGCAGGTAAATTGAGCTGGGCAGATAATATTGAGTGGCAAGGCGAATTAGCGCTGGATGATGTGGATCCTAGCGCTTTTATAGCCGACATGGAGGGCAAATTAAATGGCCAACTGGACACCGAATTTAAGCTCGCCGGTGAGCACTGGACGCTCAATGCTGAGCCCGATATTCACGGTTTTTTACGTGACTATCCACTGGCTTTAAAAGGACAAGTCTCACTCAATGACGCCTTGCAGGGCAGTGTTAAGCAGTTACAGCTTACCAATGGCGATAATAAGCTGGTCGTTAATGGCGATATTACCGAACGCTGGCACTTAAATGGCGTGTTGTCGGCGCCTAATTTAGCTGTGTATGCGCCTGGTTTATATGGTGATTTAGCTGGCGATATTAAAGTGCGTGGCGCGCTTAAGACCCCTGAGCTGCAATTAGCGCTAATGGGTAAAAAAGCGGGCTTTAATGATACCGAAGCGCGAGATATTAAATTAACCGCTCACGGGCGCTGGGGTGATAAAGACCAAGGTCAGCAAACATCCGGGGATTTGAACTTTAGTATTGATAGAATTCGTGCTGGTGAGATGCAAATTAACCAGTTGCAGCTGCAAGGTTCGGGTAATGAAGCTGCACATCGGTTATCGCTAAACTTCAAAGGTGATCCGCTGGGCGCTGAGATTAATCTTGAGGGCAGCTTAGGATCTCAGGGGTGGCGCGCTCAACTTAATAAAGGGGTGTTAGATACGCCCTTAGAAACGTGGCGTTTACAACAAAATGCCCAATTGGCGTATCAAAAGGATACCGTTAGCGTGCAGGCTCATTGTTGGCAGTCAGCCGAGGCGGCATTGTGCTTTGATACCATCAACGCCAATGCTGAGCGTGGTCATGCAGGACTAAGCATTCGTGACTTAGACTTAGCTCGCCTAGCGCCCTTTTTTCCTGAAGGGTTTTCTTGGGAAGCCATACTCAATGGCAAAGCCGCGCTGCAATGGAGCGCTAAGCAAACCAAGCTTAATGCGGATATCAATACCACCCCTGGTGCTTTTATTAGCAACGGCACTCGCTTGAGTTACCAAACCTTATCGTTAGTCAGTGAGATGTCTGATAACCGCTTGCGCTCCACACTGGATTTTAAGTCCGAACAATTAGGGCGCATGGCAGTGCGTGCCAATGTTAGCGATTTAAACGCTAAGCGTACCTTAAGCGGCAATGTGAACATTGAGCAATTAAAGCTAGATTGGCTGGCGCCATTATTGCCGGAAGTCGCCCGCTTACAAGGAGTGTTAGCTGGGCAAGGTCGGTTTGAAGGCACCTTAGATGCGCCATTGCTATTTGGTAATATTAGCTTGACGGGTGGAGAAGTAGACACTTACTCCGATATGGTTCAAGTGCGAGACTTTACTACTCGTCTCGATATTCGTGGCACCCAAGCTCATATTGATGGCCAGTTAAAAGTAGGCGGCGGCCCTTTATATATCACAGGGGATCTAGATTGGCGCCAACTGCCAGTGAGCGGAGAAATTCGCTTGCAAGGTCACGACCTAGAAGCGGGCTACCCGGGAATGGGCCGAGTGCGGGTTAACCCTGATATGTCGATAAGTCTTGGTGAAACAGCCAAGATCCGCGGGCGTATTATCATCCCTTGGTCACGCATTGAAGTAAAAGAATTGCCAGACTCGGCGGTGTCTCTCTCTTCTGATGTGATAGTGGTACAACCCTCAGGCATGATCCCAGATACCACACCAAAACTACCGGTGGACATTCGTATTCAAGTGCAGTTGCTAGACGATGTGCGACTCGATGCCTTGGGCTTAAAAACTCGCCTTGAGGGGCAGCTTAATATTGTACAAAATCCTAATAAAGCGATGCGTGCTAACGGTGAAATTCGCTTAGAAGACGGTAAGTTTAAAGCCTATGGGCAAAACTTATTAATTCGTGAGGGCAGTATTTTATTCAGTGGTCCGCTAGATATTCCTAACCTTAAAGTGGTGGCGATTCGTAACCCCTCTACTATGTCAGATAGCAGTATTACTGTAGGGGTGCGAGTCAGTGGCAATGCCAAGCAACCTGAGCTAGTGGTGTTTTCTGAACCCGATATGCCTCAAGCCGAGCAGCTGTCTTATTTATTGCGCGGACGAGGGCTAGATGGCGAGGGCGATACCGACGGCAACGCGCTCGTACAATCGATGTTATTGGGCGCCGGTGTGGGTAAAGTGGGCGGAGTGGTGACCGATATTGGTGAAGCCTTGGGCTTAAAAGATGTGTCGCTAGATACGGATGGCAGTGGCGATGATACCGAGGTTAATATCAGCGCTTATTTATTGCCGGGGCTACAAATAGGGTATGGCGTAGGCGTATTCTCCTCTATTGGTGAAGTCCGTTTGCGCTATGAGCTTCTCCCTCGTCTCTACCTACAAGCCGCCAGCGGGCTTAACCAAGCGATTGATTTGTTTTATCGTTTCGAATTTTAA